Below is a window of Planctomycetota bacterium DNA.
CTGGAAAGTGCTCCGCCTGGTCGACCGGCTCTGCGTGCGGCAGAGCGACCAGGTCGTGGCTCTGGGCGACTTCATGCTGGCGCGGGTGATCGAGAAGGGGGCCGACCCCGGGCGCGTCAGCAAGATCTGCGTCTGGAGCGGCGCCGAGAATTTCGCCAAGCGTCCGCGCGAGGAGAATCCGCTGCGCAAGGAGTGGGGCATCGGCGACCGCTTCACCGTTCTTTACGTCGGCAACTTCGGACTCGGCCACGACATGGAGGCGATCGCCGGCGCCGTGGACCGGCTCAAGCACGACGACTCCATCCGCTGGCTCTTCATCGGCGATGGCAAGGCCAAGAACTACCTGGAGAAGCGCATCAGCGACTGCGGCGCCAAGAACATCTTCGTAGGTGGCTACCAGACGCGCGAGCAGCTGGCCAACGTGCTCGACGTGGGCGACACGCACCTGGTCACGCTGCTGCCGGGCTGGGAGGGCCTGATTCTGCCGAGCAAGTTCTTCAGCGTGCTGGCGGCGGGCAAGCCGGTGCTCTGGGTGGGCTCGGAGCGGAGCGAGTGCTTCTCCATCCTGGACGAGAACAACTGCGGCTATCAGAGCCAGCCGGGTGACGGGGAAACGCTTGCCAGGGAAATCCAGTATCTCGCCTCGCACCGCGGCGAGGCTTCCGAGATGGGGCAGCGCGGCAAGGTCGCCTACGAGACCAAGTATTCCTCCGCCCATGCCTGCAAGGCCTGGCAGGATGTGCTGCACCAGATCGTCCGGCCGAAATGAGTTGAAGGGCGGCTGCGCCCCCCGCGCGTCAAGGCGCGGCGAAACGGCCGGTCAGCGCACAGCTTCCTTGAGCTCGGCGATCTTGATCCGGATCTGGAAGAAGTAGATCGCCTTCAGCCACGCGTAGGCGATGCCCGCGAAGCCATCGAGGAATCCGCGCTTGTAGATGTAGGAGTAGACGAAGTAGGCGGGGGCCAGCCACCAGCTGGTCATGTGCTGGTACTTGCTCTGCTGCGTCGGGGTGAGATGCGCGGTGCCCTTGCCCGAATCCTGCAGCTTCATGTAGCGCCGCGCCTCCCACGAGGAATACTCATTGTGCTTGGCGATGTAGGCGTGCAGGCCCTTGTAGTCGTTGTGCTCGATCTGGCAGCGCAGCTCGCCGACCGGACCGGTGAGCACCGGATGCTCGTGCACTTCCATGTCGAGGCTGCTCCACGCGTCCTCGTCGATCTGCTCGTAAAGGCCCGCCCCCACCTTGAAGAGCGGCAGCTTGCGCTGCGGAATGCCATGCTTAAGCGGCTGGCCGAGAAAATAGTTTGAGTAGTAGATCCAGTAGCCAACGTAACGATCCGCGGCGATGGCGCGCTCCAGCTCGTTCACGAAGTCGTCGGGCACATACTCGTCCGCGTCCAGAAAGAGCACCCAGGGCGTCTCCACCTTGTGGTTGAGCAAGTACCAATTGCGCTTCTTGGGGTAGTGGCCATCCCACTGGAAGGTCACGAAGTCGCAACCGTGCTTTGTCGCGATCGACTTGGTCTGGTCGGTGCTGCCGGAATCCACCACCACGATCTTGGCGAACCGCGACAGCCGCTCCAGGCACTTGGGCAGGTTCCGCTCTTCGTTTTTCACGGGAATGACGACGGTCACCGGCAATTTCGCAGCGGCGGAAGGCACGCGGATATCGTATCGGCAATAAGATCAAATCGTGCCCGTCGTCCAGATCCACAACACGCTCACCGGCAAGCTGGAGGAATTGAAGCCCATCGCCGGGTCGCGCGGTCCCGTCACTTTCTACAGTTGCGGGCCGACGGTCTACGACGACGCGCACATCGGCAACTTCCGATCCTTCCTCAACGCCGACATTCTGCGCCGCACCATCGAGCTCACCGGCACGCCGGTGAAGCACGTGATGAACATCACCGATGTCGGGCACATGACCGATGACACTCTGGCTGATGGCGGCGGCGAGGACAAGATGGCCGTCGCGGGGCGGCGCCTGGCGGAAGCGAAGAAGTCCGGCAAGATTCCCGCCGGCGTGGTCATCGATCCCAACGATCCGCTGGCCATCGCCGACTTCTACGCCGGCCGTTTCCTCGAAGACGCGCGGTTGCTGGGTCTGAAGGTGGCCATCGAGGCGGAAAGGGATCCCACGCTCATGCCGCGGCCCACCAAGTGGATCGGGCAGATGCTCGACATGATCAAGAAGCTCGTCGATGGCGGCCACGCCTATGTCGCGGCGGATGGCGCCGTCTACTTCGATGTGAAAAGCTTCCCCGACTATGGCCGACTCTCCGGCAACACGCTGGACAATCTGCGCGAGGGCGAGGGCGGGCGCATCAGCGCCGAGCACCAGGCCCTGAAGAAGAATCCCGGCGACTTCATGCTGTGGAAACCCGACCC
It encodes the following:
- a CDS encoding glycosyltransferase family 2 protein, producing the protein MPVTVVIPVKNEERNLPKCLERLSRFAKIVVVDSGSTDQTKSIATKHGCDFVTFQWDGHYPKKRNWYLLNHKVETPWVLFLDADEYVPDDFVNELERAIAADRYVGYWIYYSNYFLGQPLKHGIPQRKLPLFKVGAGLYEQIDEDAWSSLDMEVHEHPVLTGPVGELRCQIEHNDYKGLHAYIAKHNEYSSWEARRYMKLQDSGKGTAHLTPTQQSKYQHMTSWWLAPAYFVYSYIYKRGFLDGFAGIAYAWLKAIYFFQIRIKIAELKEAVR